A portion of the Cryptomeria japonica chromosome 5, Sugi_1.0, whole genome shotgun sequence genome contains these proteins:
- the LOC131036385 gene encoding uncharacterized protein LOC131036385 isoform X1: protein MAFAAQLLTFSALLIISQAYSGVDQKTHSAMEASDDAAIKALQTKIRYQFKDQTLLILAITHASYSFDNNGALNVLGYNIIQAAISLHYVLNNSAIGSGDLHSKISELSNCTVLSKDAFDLQLHDLIKVAPKINPKKQSILCGCYRALFGAIGADANLDVAKEKFLIRRKLNAASIMQKHLTQGGLRSELL, encoded by the exons ATGGCATTCGCAGCTCAGTTACTGACATTTTCTGCGTTGCTCATCATTTCACAG GCATACTCTGGTGTTGATCAGAAGACACACTCTGCAATGGAGGCATCAGATGATGCTGCTATCAAGGCATTGCAGACTAAAATCAG GTATCAATTTAAGGATCAGACTTTACTGATACTCGCAATAACCCACGCTTCATATTCATTTGACAATAATGGGGCTTTGAATGTTCTTGGGTACAATATCATTCAAGCTGCTATTTCTCTTCATTACGTGTTAAACAATTCTGCCATTGGAAGTGGAGATTTACATTCCAAGATATCCGAGCTCTCCAATTGCACAGTTCTGTCAAAAGATGCTTTTGATTTACAACTCCATGATTTGATTAAAGTGGCACCCAAAATCAATCCTAAGAAGCAAAGTATTTTATGTGGTTGCTACCGTGCTCTGTTTGGAGCCATTGGTGCCGATGCTAACCTTGATGTTGCAAAAGAGAAATTTTTGATAAGGCGTAAATTGAATGCCGCAAGCATCATGCAGAAGCATCTTACACAAGGAGGCCTTCGTTCGGAATTGCTCTGA
- the LOC131036385 gene encoding uncharacterized protein LOC131036385 isoform X2, which translates to MQAYSGVDQKTHSAMEASDDAAIKALQTKIRYQFKDQTLLILAITHASYSFDNNGALNVLGYNIIQAAISLHYVLNNSAIGSGDLHSKISELSNCTVLSKDAFDLQLHDLIKVAPKINPKKQSILCGCYRALFGAIGADANLDVAKEKFLIRRKLNAASIMQKHLTQGGLRSELL; encoded by the exons ATGCAGGCATACTCTGGTGTTGATCAGAAGACACACTCTGCAATGGAGGCATCAGATGATGCTGCTATCAAGGCATTGCAGACTAAAATCAG GTATCAATTTAAGGATCAGACTTTACTGATACTCGCAATAACCCACGCTTCATATTCATTTGACAATAATGGGGCTTTGAATGTTCTTGGGTACAATATCATTCAAGCTGCTATTTCTCTTCATTACGTGTTAAACAATTCTGCCATTGGAAGTGGAGATTTACATTCCAAGATATCCGAGCTCTCCAATTGCACAGTTCTGTCAAAAGATGCTTTTGATTTACAACTCCATGATTTGATTAAAGTGGCACCCAAAATCAATCCTAAGAAGCAAAGTATTTTATGTGGTTGCTACCGTGCTCTGTTTGGAGCCATTGGTGCCGATGCTAACCTTGATGTTGCAAAAGAGAAATTTTTGATAAGGCGTAAATTGAATGCCGCAAGCATCATGCAGAAGCATCTTACACAAGGAGGCCTTCGTTCGGAATTGCTCTGA